In the Epinephelus lanceolatus isolate andai-2023 chromosome 6, ASM4190304v1, whole genome shotgun sequence genome, one interval contains:
- the abhd8b gene encoding protein ABHD8 translates to MLTSFMEGLLCCLTSKSANVVVPVETSEPADGYEFVEVKPGRVLRVRHIVPDRPVVEEPTGPGGSVSCKRKITVYRNGQLFIENLGDRASAELKNCQNGETEPNSTVEVELTDCGNSSPPVSIPEPRSESGKDGAAETGAGGEASAAGQTDQSQQPRKRRRKPKRTVVIDCERKISACKGTHVDVALFFIHGVGGSLDIWGSQLDFFSRLGYEVISPDLAGHGASSAPQIAAAYTFYALAEDMRLIFKRYARKRNILIGHSYGVSFCTFLAHEYPDQIHKMVMINGGGPTALEPSLCSIFNLPTCVLHCLSPLLAWSFLKAGFAKQGAKEKQLLKDNNAFNVSSFVLRAMMSGQYWPEGDEVYHAELTVPILLVHGMHDKFVPVEEDQRMAEILLMAFLKVLEDGSHMVMMECPDAVNTLLHEFLLWEPAAPPPPKKESKARPETAKAQFDSTKATSDPSIVRPATARQTSDEKPDSKAKK, encoded by the exons ATGCTGACCAGCTTTATGGAGGGTCTTCTCTGCTGCCTGACCTCCAAGTCTGCCAACGTTGTGGTTCCTGTAGAAACTTCAGAACCGGCTGACGGCTACGAGTTTGTGGAGGTGAAACCAGGCCGCGTACTGCGGGTTCGACATATAGTCCCTGACCGGCCGGTGGTGGAGGAACCCACTGGGCCGGGTGGGAGTGTAAGCTGCAAACGAAAGATCACAGTATACCGTAATGGACAGCTATTCATTGAGAACTTGGGTGACAGGGCGAGTGCTGAACTTAAAAACTGCCAGAATGGGGAGACAGAACCAAACAGTACTGTAGAGGTTGAACTGACAGACTGTGGTAACTCCTCACCGCCCGTCAGCATCCCTGAGCCCAGGTCTGAGTCTGGAAAAGATGGAGCAGCTGAaacaggagcaggaggagaggcatCTGCTGCTGGACAGACTGACCAGTCGCAGCAACCCAGGAAGCGCAGGCGGAAGCCCAAGCGCACAGTAGTGATTGACTGTGAGAGGAAGATATCAGCTTGTAAAGGGACACATGTAGACGTGGCTCTGTTCTTCATCCATGGAGTGGGAGGCTCCCTGGACATCTGGGGAAGCCAGCTGGACTTCTTTTCCAGGCTGGGCTATGAAGTGATCTCTCCAGACCTAGCAGGTCATGGAGCCAGCTCAGCACCACAGATAGCTGCTGCGTACACTTTCTACGCCCTGGCCGAGGACATGAGATTGATCTTTAAGAGATATGCACGCAAGAGGAACATTCTCATAGGACATTCCTATGG TGTGTCGTTCTGTACCTTCTTGGCCCATGAGTATCCGGATCAGATCCACAAGATGGTGATGATCAACGGCGGTGGTCCCACAGCTCTGGAGCCCAGCCTCTGCTCCATCTTCAACCTGCCCACCTGTGTGCTCCACTGCCTCTCCCCGCTGCTAGCCTGGAGCTTTCTCAA GGCCGGCTTTGCTAAACAGGGTGCCAAGGAGAAGCAGCTGCTAAAAGACAACAATGCCTTCAACGTGTCGTCCTTTGTGCTGCGTGCCATGATGAGTGGCCAGTACTGGCCTGAGGGGGACGAGGTTTACCATGCTGAACTCACAGTGCCCATTCTGCTGGTTCACGGCATGCATGACAAGTTTGTCCCTGTTGAAGAGGACCAGCGCATGGCAGAG ATCCTCCTCATGGCCTTCCTGAAGGTCCTGGAGGATGGCAGTCACATGGTCATGATGGAGTGCCCAGACGCTGTCAACACACTCCTGCATGAGTTCTTGCTCTGGGAGCCGGCTGCCCCTCCACCGCCAAAGAAAGAGTCCAAAGCACGTCCAGAAACTGCCAAAGCTCAATTTGACAGTACCAAGGCTACATCTGACCCTTCCATAGTCCGACCTGCAACTGCAAGGCAGACCTCGGACGAGAAGCCAGACAGCAAGGCCAAGAAATGA